In the Salvia splendens isolate huo1 chromosome 16, SspV2, whole genome shotgun sequence genome, CTCGAGCTTACGTGTATTGATCACATTGGTCAAGTAACTGTCCACGTGTCTCAGGCTCTGGCTCAAGCTGAGCTCCATCCCAAGCCGGAGCCATTTCTTAAACTTCCAAATAAACTCGGGTAGAATGAACCGGTGCAGCGAGGCCTCCGTGGCATTGTCGAAGGCGGAGGCGAAGCTGTTTTCGGGGAGGTCCGGAGCCAGGGTTTGAGGATCCTTCCCAAAAGCCAAGCCGCATATGTTGTCAAAAGTGAGCCGGAGCAGGAGGTCCTGGAGATCGACCGGCTTGCCCTGGAGCTGAGCCGATTCGAGAATCGGGCAGAAGCGGTTCTTAATAGCGCGGCTGACCCAGCGCGCCATGGCTTGCCTCAGCGTGCGGGTGGTGAATTCCAGTGCGGCGGTCTTACGCTGGAACAGCCACGTGTCTCCATCTGAGTTGAAGATGCCCTCGCCGAGCAGGTCATGGAACACAGCCTGCCAGGTGGGGCCCTTGGGGTAATTGTCGAACCTAACCTTCAAAATGTGCTCTAGGTTTTTGGGGTCGCACGTGACCGTCACGAGCCCCTGCTTCCGCGCCAGGTACGGGAGGGCGAAAATGCAGGTCTGGTAGGTTCCGCCGCAGGCTCGGAGGTTATCGGCGATCCACTCGTGGATGCGGCCATTGTTCTGGATTAGGCCCGGGAGACTGCCTAAAACGGGCCACAGCCGCGGCCCCTTGGGCGGCCCTTTTAAAGACCGCGTGGTGGATCTGAACCACACGAGATAAGCTAACACCAACGCTACTATCATCATGGCCGTTGATAAATCCACTACCGTTGTAAACAGCATATTATAAACTCCCATTTctcctaaaaagaaaaaaaacaagaaaagacCTGCAAATGTATGAAGTAGCAGCTAAGTTGGACTTAGAGTGTGAAACATGGGTCTAGTATAAAAATGTGAGATGGTATATATGTGAAAGTATAGGTGAAAACCctagaaaaagtaaaggaaaaGGTAAGAGGGGAGAATTTAGAGGTAGAAGAAGTGAGTGAGAGTGGTGAAGAAATAAAGTGATTTATAGAGAAATAAAGTAGCGGCATTAAATATGGGGGTCGAGCTCGAGATGTTCTTGCAATCTCACAACACCCACAACATTAAATGGTAGTAGAGGTCGTTGAGCAGGATTAAATTTCGtgttttcttttttgacaaaaattaTGGATTGTTGCTCACCTAATTTGGCAGGAAGTAAGCTCCTCTTTAATTTCACGCATTCAATGAGAGCTAAAAAAGTTAATGAGATTAGTTGAGAAACGGTGCATGTATAATACTACTCCACAACTGGTACACCACACATGTATACacagatagagagagagagagagagagacaatCCAGTTGTGAAGAACATGAAAACTAAATACATGCACTAGTACTACTAACATATATAACCACAGAATTAGCGTGCGATTTGTCTTgcttaataaaaattattattcatgcTAAGATATGTTAACCAATAATGACGTAAgttgcaaaaaaaatattttttcttctttcaagTAATTACTTCTACATGAACTTCAGTTTTTCTATATTGCAAGATTGTCAATTTTCGACGAATTAATACATCATGGAAAGTTATTGACAAATTAATTTCACAGTAACTAAATGAATTGACACTGCATACATTGTTTAGTACATTAGCAGTTTAGTCATATAGATATTTCAAATGTTCACACTGTTAATATTTGTATACGATTAATGATTatgtgaaaataataagaaaaactATTAAAATTCGTATGTTAGAAGTGGATTTTTAGTGCATATGCAAAACTGTAATTGGATAAAAGTTATTTTAGATACaatgattattatttttatttgatattaAGTATGTTGTAAACATGTAGGTTAAAAAATGTGTAAACATATCTGTCAATTTTACGATTTTGTGTAAACATATCAATCAATTGACAAAATGATCGTACTATTTGCTTAGATTGACGTGTGAAAGCTAGGTTAGGTTAAGAATGTAATGGtaattggattaaattagtAACGATGATTTGAATTTGGTATACAATAAATTTCGACTTTTAACAGCATTGAATTAAATCCACATGCTCGGTTTCTTTAATTGAAAATTGTGGTTTGGAAAATCCGAACATGCTTTGCTTTAATTTACATAAATGTTTATATATGGTTGGGTGTGAGTTGGGAGTTTTATTGTTAAGAGACTTATATTCTGTTgggatattttgttttttagtgtttatattttaatttattttggaaaagtaagaggttattttaatttatactatatCGGTGGATAAGAGTCAACGCGGTTGGTTATATTCTGAGTGGAAAAtggcaaaaaattaaaaagggtGTAATTATTTATCAGTTTTATTGTCTTGTTCAGTCGAAAGATACTCCATAAATTAAAATGAGTTCAAAGAAATGCAGATATTTAATGACAGATTTAATATGGCGACCTCAAACATTGAATATATTTCTGTAATTATAATTGATACGGAGTacaaaatattttgtatgttttAGATAATTAACAAGATACTTCTTTTAAGTACGATATTTAAGAATTTGATACTAGTATTTAAAGAGTTAAGTAGAGAGAATGAAGTatagagaaagaaaataaatgttttattttttgctaaaatgggaaatgactcacttataatGTGAcatccaaaaaaaagaaagtgactAGCTCGTTTATGATAGAATAAATGGAGTAGTACTTCTTTAGGGGCGTAAATACATAACTCATACAAAatgtatcaattttattttatattagtataaaaagtttgaagttgacataaatcatacaaaaagttacaTTCTTGTTTTAGTTTAGTACATTCCGTTATATGTGTTTAAACAATgttaactttttatttatatgacgtacaaaccataaaacaatgataaaatattttgtacCAATATGAAACAATCATAAAACTTTTTGTGCCAACATGAAACAATGACGAAACATTTTGTACTTTGCATAGACAAAAAGTTAACGCCGTTTAAACACATAACGGAATGTACTAAACTGAAACATAAATGAAAgtttttgtatgatttatgtcaactttaaactttttgcaCTACTATGAAACAAATGTGATACATTTTGTATGAGTTATGTTATTACCCCTCTTTAGGGAGAAGAGAGGCAAGGAAGCATGATTGTACTGAAATTTAGCTATTGCCGCACACATATTTACATcgtcttactttatcatttcgccactttaactatttattatcatttttataaaatgagtgtgCAAAAGTGAccaggactcctaaagtgggacggagggagtagtaaaaaagtgagtgaaaaatgttagtggaaggtgagttCTACATTTATTGTATACTCCTtgttttatattgaaatatgagtgaaataaagttagtggaCTATGAGGTCCATtgctaaaaatagtaaaaaaacaaatgagacatttattggtgaATATATGAAAATTGCAAAATGCAACACTTATCGGTGGATAGAGAGAGTATATAAGTAAGCATgggataaaatcaaatttgtACCAAGATAAAACTTCAGTCCTAGCCAGCCAATAATGTGACGCGCAAAACAAATTGATATCTTTGTCGTGTGTGATTCACTTTGACTTTTTTATCCTATTTGTTAGTGATTATTCATTCTAGAGATTAGACAATGTTTTCATATCTTTTGAAAGTTAAATCATTTTGGCATTTCGGTCGAAAGATTGGATCATAAAATATGCTTAACTCTAAGCAAATTACTAGTACTTTGCTTTTCTTCAGAGGAAGAAAACATTGAGAAAGATACAATATGTGTAGACTCCTTTGAAAGCTTTTATGAGGACAAGTTtggtagtatatttttattactgAAAGAAAAACATCTTCAGTTAATACAATTAACAAGGAAGAGGCTACGGCAGTCTTTTAATAAACATGCTAGAAATCCAACAAGAGTaagtaattaaaagaaaattaagaatatatatatagagtcgtgataatatgataacccctaaatataataaccctataaccaaatctggaccacacatatttctaatcatgcgattgagattcaaacttagatttacttcataaaaaaaagtgcgggggtaaaactgtcttttctctcatttaatttctgaattttgccaaatactccctccgtcccagtttaagagtcactttttaccataaaagtccgtcccagtttaagagtcactTTTAGAATTTTCCATATTTGGACATACAATTTTACCCCATTCTTCATCAAAATTACATCAAAATGCCATTATCAAtattaaaataaaccaaaacaaaaaccCCACATTTAATTAACCCCAACCCCCAACCCACCCAACCCTTACATTATTCGACTTTCCCCACTCTCTCTCCACTCTCCCGGTTGTCTTCTTCGAATTCGGGCGAACCCTAATCGGCGCCTCTGATTTTTCGCCGCTCTAAACCCGCCGTTACTCCATCACCGTTGCCTTATCATGGCTGATGATTGGGTTGCAACGCCGGAGGTGCAGCCAGAAACCCTAATCGTCCCTGACACACCACCGGAAGTCCTTGACCGGTGGGAAAACGAGCGGTCGATTGGTACCACCGATCGGGAAAGCGACCACCGTTTGCTGGCTTTGATGGGTTTGAAACACCTCCATCATCTGAGGTCGTCCGAGAATCTGAATTTCCTCCATCGGTTGGGGTCttcgacggatctgaaaccCAACCACCGTCCCACCCCTTTGCGGACTCCGAAGCTCAACCACCGTCTTCATCAAAGGTGAAGTACACCGAGAATGAGAAAGCTATGTTGTTGATCTTGTTGCCTAGCATGAAAGATTTCCTCTAATCTGTGCGTTTTTACTCTGAGGTAAGCCACCCCCTGTATAGGGTTTGGAGGCTGTTTGTATGGAATTGATTGAGGAATGTTGCTGCATTGGCTATGTTGGAGGTTCTGACTTTATGTGAcggtttggaggctctgattcTATGTGATTGGTCATTTATGATGAAATTTTCTGAGATATGCATGCTATTATGTGTATACATTGTCTTGGTTGGATGATTATGCTTAGAGCCACCCCTttatggtttggaggctctgattgTGTGTGACTTGGCCTCtgtgatgaaaattttctgagaGATGCATGCTATGCTGTCTATACACTGCATTGGTTGGATAATTTTGCTTATAGCCACCCCTttatggtttggaggctctgattttGTGTCATTTGGCCTCTGTGATGAAAATTCTCTGAGATATGCATGCTATTATGTGTATACATTGTCTTGGTTGGATGATTATGCTTAGAGCCACCCCTttatggtttggaggctctgattgTGTGTGACTTGGCCTCtgtgatgaaaattttctgagaGATGCATGCTATGCTGTCTATACACTGCCTTGGTTGGATATTTTGCTTATAGCCACCCCTttatggtttggaggctctgattttGTGTCATTTGGCCTCTGTGAGGAAAACTCTCTGAGATATGCATGCTATTATGTGTACACATTGTCTTGGTTGGATGATTATGCTTAGAGCAACCCCTttatggtttggaggctctgattttATGTCATTTGTCCCTTGTGCTGGTTTTTgaacaaaaaacacacacttaCACCAATTACACCTGGAATTCATACATACTACAGCTTATAATGCAGCCTATATACCCTTAACACCAAAATAAAGGCTACAAAACCAAAAAAAGAAGTTTACATCCTAAACACCAACCTAGTTTGATGCTTATACTGTAAACCCCATGACCAATTGCCCTAGCTACTACCCTAACACATTACTTAGATGTCCTATTTCATATGATCCACCCACATCATTATGAGGTAGTAGAAGATACTCCAAGCTGTCCCTAATCAGATTCTCTTCAACCTCAAGTGAGGTAGGCAGCCCCACTGTCCTACTCAACCTATCTTTGTTCAAGTGGGGTATTTTGTAGTTGTTGCCCCCCATGGACTTCTAGGATCTTGGTTAAACAGCTTTGCAATGTTAGGAAAACCTTGTTCAGAGTTTGTGGTGTGAGTTCCTCAAAAGATCTCCAAACATTTGCCAACAATTCATCCATATTGGTGGCTAGTTTGTCATCTTGCAGAGACTGAATGGCCCTAAAAAAGCCAAGGTCTAGTACATTTGTATCTGGGGAGTTGGCTGGTTGGCTAACTAGATGGAATTTAAAACCATCTGTACTTACAATAGCCTCAAATTGTAAGTCAGAGGATTTCAAGTGGGGTTTGGCATTATCTTGTTGAATGTATATCTCCTTGTTTGCGTTGGCTGGCCACTTTGCCTTGATTGTTGGTATAATCTGAGCATGAATTGTGATTGAATGCTTAGTTGCCTAAGTGATGACATTAATAATGTCTGATAGTAATGTGAAACACATAAATGTACATACCTGATTAAGAAGGCATTCTCTCATGGCTTCTTTGTTAACTGATGGGATAGGCTTTGTCTCTAGTGTCCCTCTTGGCCTATTCTTTGACTTCCTTTTGGCTGGCACTTGTTGTGTGAATGGAAATATGCTTATTTTACCATCAAAGATGGGCTGCCCATCACTGCCAAACATTGGCCTACTGACAGCACACATGAACATCACTTTAGTGATGAATCTTTTTTACTTATAAGACCTGTAAGGCTCATCCTCCTCCGGCAACAGGTAGTATCTGTCTGAAGTCTTTGTCATGTAGAACCATTCCTCATCAATGTGAACAATGTTGTGCATTGCATGATAGAGAAGCTTTCCTTCAGATATGGTTGGCTGAATATGACTAAGACTCCATCTCATTCTTGaaattttgttcacatcagtgagTGCAGGCTTGATGGCATTTGTATGTGGTCTGATTTTGTTTCCCTTTACCCATCTGCCAGCTGTGGACTTGCTAACTTCCATCTTAATAGCAAGTTTTCTGATGGAGGAACTCTCAAGCATTGACAAGTGTCTAAACTTGTCTTCATCAAGATTTACTTTACCTTTTTTCTTAGTATAACCTGATGCTTTGCCTTTCATGACAACAGGTTGGCCTTGTTCAATTTGATGAGTGGCTATCCTCCACAAGCGGCTGGCTGTCCTTGGATGCACTCTGAATTTTGTTGCAGCTTCTATGAGTGAACCATGTGGAAGTGCTCCATCACGACATTGCTGTTGAAGGAACTGTACAATAAGGTTTTTCTCTTGGCTGCTCAAACTTAGAGAGGCCCTCGGCCCTTGGCCAAACTCTGCCTCTTGTGGAGGCTCTGCCTCTGGAAACTGCATAGGCTCTGGAAACTCCTCTGACTCTTGAAACTGATCCTCTTCGAACAGCTCCTGCTCCATCTCTTCATCCATCTCTTGCTCCATCTCCATTGCccaatgatgaaaattttctgcGGGTAAATTAGCTATAAATAGGTTTGCTTTCTTTTTTGGTAGGTGGAATAGAAGAGTTTGATAGTAATGGTGGAGTGAATGTATTTATAGGTTTAGCATTAGCATTTGTGTTTCCCTCCATTGTTGTACTGCATTCCCTCCATTGTTGTACTGCATTCCCTCCAAATTTTTTGGAGCTTGAATTAATGAAATCAAAATTCATTTTGGTTGAATCAAGTGTGGGCCGGATGGCCTTTTTGGGTTTTAAGCTTCATTAATTTTGATTGTTAGTAAATGATTAATCATAATGAACATTACTTTAccttaagtttatttaatttaatgaatttgTCTTACAAGTCAACAATAAACATCTTTTAAATCTAAAAAGTCAAAAGGGACTCACCTTCCACCAACTCACCTCATTTATTACACATTCTAccatctcacttcatttattacaccaaCCAACTCTTCCTTAAAACTCGAGCCATAACTAAAAGTGACTCcaaatgtgggacggagggagtatcacgtaaaatgataaaatgataaaatgataggtttattgcatagaatgatagttttgagattcaaacttagatttacttcataaaaaaagtgcgggggtaaaactgtcttttccctcatttaatttctgaatttcgccaaatatcacgtaaaatgataaaatgataggtttattgcatagaatgatagttttgccggatagaatgatactctcagttgataaaatgatagttttgcttaatagaatgatactctgagttgataaaatgatacttttgacagactgataaaatgataaaatgataggtttattgcatagaatgatagttttgccggatagaatgatactctgagttgataaaatgatacttttgactgactgataaaatgataaaatgataggtttattgcatagaatgatagttttgccggatagaatgatactctgagttgataaaataatacttttagcttataaatgttaggtttaatccataaaatgatagtttgctggatagaatgatactttcagccgatagaatgatagttttgccgggtagaatgatactttcagccgatagaatgataggtatttttggtgtataaaatgacatatttgtttaataaaatgatacttttaccttaaaaaatgatattctaagcggataaaatgacagttagcttataaaaatgatagtttagctgaagaaattgcatataagctgataaaatgatactttaacgtgacaaaatgacataaaactgataaaatgatagttttgccggatagaatgatactttcagccgatagaatgatagttttgccgggtagaatgatactttcagccgatagaatgataggtatttttggtgtataaaatgacatatttgtttaataaaatgatacttttaccttaaaaaatgatattctaagcggataaaatgacagttagcttataaaaatgatagtttagctgaagaaattgcatataagctgataaaatgatactttaacgtgacaaaatgacataaaactgataaaatgatagttttgccggatagaatgatactttcagccgatagaatgatagttttgccgggtagaatgatactttcagccgatagaatgataggtatttttggtgtataaaatgacatttttgtttaataaaatgatacatttaccttataaaatgataatctaagcggataaaatgacagtaaccttataaaaatgatactctgagttgataaaatgatacatttactgctttgtgataaaatgataggtttgtttcatagaatgatagttttgccggatagaatgatactctgagttgataaaatgatacttttgactgactgataaaatgataaaatgacaaaatgatatatgttaggtttattgcatagaatgatagttttgccggatagaatgatactctgagttgataaaatgatacttttgactgactgataaaatgataaaaatgagcgaaattcagaaattaaatgagcgaaatttggatacgtaaattttatcatgagcgaaatgacatatttacccccacgcttttttttttatgaagtaaatctaagtttgaatctagaccgcgtgattttaaaaatgtgtggtccagatttagttatagggttattacggaaattggggttatcattataacgcaccccctatatatatatatatcgcgTATATTTATAGCATCATTTATTATTTGACAATTTGATGCCCGTAAGAagtactcctactatatatCATAAGATCTTATTATATTATTTCTGAACAATAGGTTTGCACTTTTGTGATGTCTATTgtctagtaaaaaaaataagtactatCACTTAAAATCTATGAACAAAGTCTTAATCTGTGAACTTGCGCCTAATATGCCCAAACAAGTCTCATTTTTAAAATCTCACTTAAAAATAGTGTCGGGTAGAGCCTAAATGCAAAAATACATAGATATTCATggtttaaaaaacaaaaattagatgtgcataaaaaaagaaaaaaaaaggatgcataagaaaaaagaaaagaaataaatgggtgtatatttcttaaaaactgagatttttatgaatttaccGGTTTATATGAATTTTGTAGAAATGAAAATGCCAACATTTGTAAAGTACTTACATCGTGTAATTATACCTATATTAGTGCGCGCCGACAAATATTTCTTTGATCGAGTGTTTTTGAGGTAAGTGGTTTCCGATTTGGGTAAGAAAATCTCTATAAgttatacttaattttttaaatgtgcttCACTTGTGCTGTATAGTTAACAGATTATTGAATATTATTGAGCGTAGATTAGTAGTAGCAGTAATTAACCTACACCTTGTTTGACTGTATATACTAATAAATGTTACTCATTTAGTCATTTTCACCTTTGTTTGACTGTATACCCTACTCATTTTCACCCTCCAGTATACTGTATATATCAATCTGCTAGTAGCTGTTAATTTTGCCAATAATTCTTTTAGAAATTACAGCTTTTGAAAAATGTGGCAGCTAAGTCAATAATTTCTAATAGGTACTGTGGCTATTTCATTTGGATGGGATTAATATAGATTAAGATATTCAAGGCCTTGTTGGGCCACTCAATAAGCCCATTTAACCACAGCCATGATGATTATTAAGGCATATACGGGCCGGGCCTGGCCCACAAACCCCTGTCCGCGACGTTACAT is a window encoding:
- the LOC121772216 gene encoding cytochrome P450 86A22-like, with the translated sequence MGVYNMLFTTVVDLSTAMMIVALVLAYLVWFRSTTRSLKGPPKGPRLWPVLGSLPGLIQNNGRIHEWIADNLRACGGTYQTCIFALPYLARKQGLVTVTCDPKNLEHILKVRFDNYPKGPTWQAVFHDLLGEGIFNSDGDTWLFQRKTAALEFTTRTLRQAMARWVSRAIKNRFCPILESAQLQGKPVDLQDLLLRLTFDNICGLAFGKDPQTLAPDLPENSFASAFDNATEASLHRFILPEFIWKFKKWLRLGMELSLSQSLRHVDSYLTNVINTRKLELSLQQESGAQHDDLLSRFMKKRETYSDKFLQQVALNFILAGRDTSSVALSWFFWLLTLNPAAEEKILIELCTVLKESRGGEIANWLADPLVFEEVDRLVYLKAALSETLRLYPSVPQDSKHVIADDVLPDGTFVPAGSNITYSIYSSARMKFIWGEDCLEFKPERWLSKDEKKFEAKDQFKFVAFNAGPRICLGKDLAYLQMKSIAAALLLRHRLVVAKGHKVEQKMSLTLFMKDGLKVNVHPRDLTLIMDKIGKNGY
- the LOC121770239 gene encoding uncharacterized protein LOC121770239, producing the protein MEMEQEMDEEMEQELFEEDQFQESEEFPEPMQFPEAEPPQEAEFGQGPRASLSLSSQEKNLIVQFLQQQCRDGALPHGSLIEAATKFRVHPRTASRLWRIATHQIEQGQPVVMKGKASGYTKKKGKVNLDEDKFRHLSMLESSSIRKLAIKMEVSKSTAGRWVKGNKIRPHTNAIKPALTDVNKISRMRWSLSHIQPTISEGKLLYHAMHNIVHIDEEWFYMTKTSDRYYLLPEEDEPYRPMFGSDGQPIFDGKISIFPFTQQVPAKRKSKNRPRGTLETKPIPSVNKEAMRECLLNQIIPTIKAKWPANANKEIYIQQDNAKPHLKSSDLQFEAIVSTDGFKFHLVSQPANSPDTNVLDLGFFRAIQSLQDDKLATNMDELLANVWRSFEELTPQTLNKVFLTLQSCLTKILEVHGGQQLQNTPLEQR